The Glycine soja cultivar W05 chromosome 15, ASM419377v2, whole genome shotgun sequence region ATGAAAATCATCATGATGTACAGTGCCCAAGGTTCTAAAAAGTGAGTGAAATTGAGTGTCATATCTTCCATCACAAAAATCAATACCCCCAACAAAACTCACAATTCTTCTTTTATCTGATCTTCCATTCGGCAAAGCACTGTCCACTACCACAATTTTCTGATGATGACTAAACATGGAGAAAATTTCTACGTCCTGAACAACGCTTCCTCCATCGTCAGGATTTCGAGGGCATAAAACACAGTGCACTTCACTGTCGTAGAAGTAGTTCTCGGTGTCTTCATCATGAGTTGCCATCAAGCCATCTTCTTTTAACAAAGGAACCGAAGTTCTATCATCccaaacaagcatcaaaacccTGACACCATCACGTGCTTTTTTCTTGAGAAGCTCACCAAGTGTTGCATCTCCTACGCTTTGGCCTCCTAGAATCTCTTACCAACGTAATCTCAGTGTAAACAGACCATCCTGCAATGTATATCAAGTGTTGTGCGTTATTGATTGCATCAAAAACATCTTCCCAACATCTATGAGGTTGGTAAGTGTGGCCTCCAGCAAGTGGTATTTTAGGGACAAAGTTGTCTGGGACATGAGCATCTTGGTACAGAGAAACCTTACACCCTTGTCTCTGTGTGAGAAGTGTAAGGCACTCCAGGGAGTTTAGGACTTCCAATGCCTTGGCCCCAGCTCAAGTCTTTTGAAACATGGAAGTATTGCAGCTTCACGTGGATCTTGGAAAGTGAATGTATAGGTTTATTATGCTCATCTATATTTCAATCCATCTGTCTATTTCTTTGCCATCCAAGATCTCCTCAGCGGGGACATATGCTCTTCCAATTAAGGTTGCACCAATAGGATTGTCATCTTTCACTGTGAATATAATACTTGATGCCATATGAGCACAATAAATGTGGAAAGACTCGTACCATTTAGGATTTGTGTGCTCCTTTTCTATGATTCTGGTTCTTCCCACCCGTGCCTTCTCTAGATCAATGGTTGCATATAGTTTAGTAATTCCTTTCCCAATACCAATAGTCTCTTCGATGTTATGTACCAACTATATCAGAATAATGTATATGGAATTAGCATGGCACGAGTCAATAATAATGTATTTGGAAAATAAAAGTGCAAAGGTAAAACAATCTAGCTATCTATTTAGTGTTTGGatggaaatttttaaaatattattttaataatctcTTATAAATACAACTTGGTATAATCTATTACATGAAATAAGTTTTATGGTTAGATATGTTAGATAAAAAGTgatgttaaaataatatatttcactTAGATTGtgcaaaataattgatttttatataaaattttatgtaattattaGAAAAGTTTCAATAATTTTACCACATATAATAACGTATGATTAGAAgacaattgaaaagaaaaaaaacatatcaagTGGGACCAGGTTTTAGTAGGCTTAAACACAACCTTTAGCATGACCTATTTGTAGTAGGCCTTTTATAAAAGTTTGACTTTACCTGTAAATCAATTTAAGAGCCTACTATATATGATAAGAGGTACAACTAGGTTGATATGTCTAGACTTAAGTAAGTCGATTAATATAACTTGTTATAATCTATTACATGAAATAAGTTTTATGGTTAgatatgttaaataaaaagtggtgttaaaataatatatttcatttagATGGTCTGAACTAAAAAGCGATGTTAAAGTCATGACctttaaagttttattattacaaaagttataacaattttattatgtataataattaataatctaaGCATGTATAACCTTTAGCATGACCTATTTACTTGTTGTAAGTCTTTTTTAAAGGCCTCACATGTATAAAATTTACTTAACTTGTAAGTCAatttaaaaatctaatttatGATAAGACCTATAAATAAGTTGATATGTTTATCGACTTAAGTAAatctattaataattatatttataaatattgtatAAACAACTGGAATGGACTATCATATTTAATAGACTTTTTTCAAAAGCTAAGTTTGATCTagctatttaataaataagtcatGCATGTTAGACCTCATTATATATAATTCGTGTTATAATCTCTTAATAGCTAACTTATTCCCATTTTTAATAACCATTATAGAacctttaatattatttaaattaaattcataaatttatttgtatgtagtgtttttttatactaattaattaattattggaGATAAAACTGGAAACCAAGAGTTAACTAAGTAAATAATCTATTAACTTTTAAGTACATGTAGTCCTtccatataacattttttaaaattatatattgtttgcaattaatatcaagaaaatattttcaccttttttctttaattttcttttctttcaaaacaagtgctcaataattaatctttttaacAGAAGAAATATATTAGTGCTCAATTGCAcgattctcattttttttttttaataatcattttaccACCTCTGAGAACAATATGAAGATAAGGAGAGTATCATTTGTTATCAGAGCATTGGCTGGGGCCTCAATGTTGGGACAACCAGTCAAGCCAACCACCCTCTCCGGCTCTCCCTAGACATAAATGCAGAGGCAGAGACAGCTCTGAcaccacatatatatatatatatatatatatatatatatatatatatatatatatatgtatatatataacaaatttgaGAATCTAGAAGAATGAAACTCGTTTACAGTTGGTGGTTTAAACTTTATTATATATACGCAAAAGACAGAGCACTATGAGATCATcactaaattaaataatgtaGCAATAATGCTGTAATATCAATAAATTACTAATccaataattaagaaaagatgaaaaaaggATCTAACTAGTGCAACTAATGAAAAACAAGTTTAACAGGCAACTGAAGTCAGTTATGACTTATGATGGTTGCAGTTgagctgataaaaaaaacccaATGAAGGAGGGACAGAAAGAGGCAAATTAACCTTACCTTGGTTAAAATATTACCACCACTTCCAGCCTTGAGGTTATCCAGCTCATAGATTGTGACTTGGAGGGTCCCATGCAGTAGAATTTGTGTCATCGCCTTTGTTATTGTTACCTACAATACAACCACAATTCGATCGCAGAAAGCATTAAATTTTTTCACTACAAACACTGGAAATAAGCACGTGATCACATAGGGTATCACAGCTACTCGAACCTAAAATTGGTGTTCAATaagaaggaaggaaggaagacgTGTTGggtctctctctctccacaAACCAGAATAGAGAAtgtaatgaaaatttaatttgcaCTTCATTATGCACACGTACGTACGTACACTACACTTTGTTTTGCACACATCGATCTAGCTAGGAATCGCTTTTCATGCTAGCAAACTAACTACACCTAATTAGTAGTTCCTAacaaatctaattaattaaattaattcaacaaagagaataaaaaagagaCTAACTTGTGAAGAGGAGAAAgatgagaaaattaattaatgagcgGATGTGAAAGGAAGATGAGAGATATTGAAGAAAATAGAGGAGCTATATACTACTAGAGCAAGCATTGAAGTTAATTAACCATGGTTCACTAATGTCATCGATTGCCAATTGTCAAATGCAAATGGGATGATACATCATGTAATTCTCTACTTTTTAAGAAAAGTGTATATGCAACTCATTAGTATTTAATTTGTCCCATTAATTATTATGAGATGCGTGTTCATCAGGGTGTGAGCAGTTTCAACAAAAATGTATGGTAGAGAGCACCATACAATCACAAATATCAGTTCCTTTGACAAAACTCACAACTGTTCTTTTATCTACCTCACTTTCTGCTAAGAGAGTAAGGGACATGAACATAGTATGAGAGCGACAATGTTCATGGTGGAAACTAGCTCGCACTTCTTCATGTTGAATCAATTTCCCCTTTAGcaactttcaaaataattattatatcggTGATAGTGGTAGGGCCATCCGGGTCATTTAGCAACCATTTTTAATTATGGTTCTCCTACATCTCTTTTCATCCATTCactttttatattcaaattatttttaactttttaatatgactttttctattatttatgaaaagtatataaagtatttaaaatttaagtaagAATAATTacataagtaaaaatataataaccatTGTTGACTTAAATTTCTAAATAaatgaagagaaagttttgcTTTCAAAAGTTCACTGcaagaaaattagaaaaaaatactcTTATTCAACAAATTAATGTGTGCGGTTTTGAGTGACAATAGGTTAATTTCTccttaaataaaatcttttgaAGTTCTAGTTTTGGCATTAAAAAAAGggcaatcattattttttttaaaaaaaatatttattcttattaAGGGATTAGGTGAAAACTATATCCGGATCACTTCTGGTGGAATTAATAGTTGTCCTTAATGATTATATTGGTGGTCTAGTGGatgtaccaaaaaaatgttAGTGGTTGTGGTTGGGCCGTCCATTCCATTGAGCAGCGTTCATCATCATTGTGTACACTCTTAATTTACAAATTGGTTCGAGTGaaagttattaattttctttaagatTGAGCTTTGCAcctttaaaattagaaaaaaaaataaggtttttataagagaataacgtttaaatttatgaaatatgTATAAGtagttcaaataaaaataaaagataagggGAAACTAAAAAGaacacaatttatttaaaaaaattaaatagtgaTTACtcgttattttaagaaaatttttaaaatatatacaattataaacgctatatatgtataattaattttaatatatagattaataaataatatcagTTTAAATTTAAGGGAAAGagccatttttaatattatatatatatatatatatatatatataaaaccgaGGTTTGAgatgaagaaattaatataaaaataaaagtaactaaaattaagatttgaagaaaaagaaaatattaatgtaaaatgaaaacttgaaattaattaataattaaaaaatataaaaaaataaaataagtaataaataatgGTGAAATCacgttataaaaaaaagatcaataataaaaaatatgctgACATATCCTATAATCTATATATGATTAAAtagtttatattaaattattgacttaaatatgtttttaatctaaaaatttaagataaatttattttctatccttcaaatttaaaatttatcttgtAGTCAAGACAAAGTGTTAGGCAGAGATGGTCCAACCAAGCCAATGGCCCTAAGTGTAGCCACTACATCTCTGAGTTGTGCATGATCAATAAAATGACAGAGTGGAGGTTGATGCAGAAGCAGAACGTGAAGCACCCTCCTAAAGAGACGAGTTAGAAGTAGCACAAGAAATAATGCTACCATACCATAAGGTATAAAATTTGTATTATAGCTAGCACTTTATTACATTATTACATCAGCTGAGCTGTTGGACCGTTAGTTTTCAATTACCGTCAAATCGTTCACTCTATGCCTTCTACTGAATTAAGTAGCTACACCTTTTGAGCCATTCACCATGCATGACACAAAATGTGAATTAAGTAacaggacaaaaaaaaaattctgtaaCTTCTGTCACAACAACATTTGAATAAATTGAAGTCGATAATTAAGAGCACATAGGAGTTTCATAATTGGCTCGATCTTATACTAAATGTAGGTGCATCCTCATTGTTGTTACTCCTCTATTATTCGTTTTCGGTAGAGCCTTTATTAATCATTTATATAAACTAGTCTCACAGAAAGCAGTATCTTGATATTTACGAGTGAAATTAAAGTATGCCCTTGTACGATTTGAACTTCATGGTAGTATTATTCAACAATCCAACATTACCAGCTTAAGACGCAAGTGAAAATTTATATGCATTCCTTATTTTTAGTGAAATATTCATAACCATATCTCTTTAGCAGCAGCCTCTACTAAATGTGTAGGACCATCATTATTTATTGCCTTTGTTGTTAATTGCCATGTTGAGAAAGAGTAAGCCTTTCGAGCAACTTTTTCCCATACAAAAACGTATACCTATTCTTACATCTGAGCCTGCACTGGAATCATAACATTTATCTGCACATGTTCACGTACTTACCTAATTATTCCGCAATCAGTTGTGAACTTTTTTAAGACTAGCATTTTCCCGAGAAAACTAGCACCTtcaaacattttcttttatgaGAATCCACCTCATTTTCCTTTATAAGAAACAGTTGCAATGAAAAGGTGTGCAATTAGATAAATGTTAGCTGAGCTAAAATTGGACATAATATGGATTAATTGGCAGTTTCAGGTATATGAAAGAAAATAGGTAAAACTGGAAGCAAGGGAATACTAAAGgaatctattatatataatgattgaAGAACGCCATGTGCACacttaaactatttttataccTTACACAATAGTACTAGCATTTAAGTTAACTGAACTTAGTTACATATTTTCTAACTCAACTAATAACTGAAGCTTTTGTTAAAGCGCCCAAGTAGTACTTGCCATCTCCAATTAGAGTGTCGCATAATGACAGTATTATTGCAATGAAGCAAGATATCGAACTATATCTTGACACTTCACATTTAGACATATTTTTATACAATATCTCTATGCGAGTTATTTTGCTGCATATTAATGGATTAAGATATGTATTTTTATGTCCTTTGGTCAATGGTGATTTGGGAGAAAATGCAATCTTGAAATaactactatttttttcttcaataaatcaaattaattaattaaaaattattgataaagttGTTTGCTGTAGGTATACAAGTTGAGATCAAATGCGTTTACCCCAAAGGAGAGCTTTATCCTTTATCCTGTTCTGTACTGGTAATGAAATATGTATTATGGACTAATTGATCAAAAATGCTTCATACATCCTGAGATATTCTGCGTTTGTACTTTTCATTTTATGGCAATAAATGGTCAAGTAAATGGATATTCGAATTTCACATAAATCTAGAAAACTTGCCTAGAATTTTGTAATCTTTAAATTTGAATACCTGGGAATGATTAGtggtattatatttaaaattacagAACGGTTTCTGTTCCATGAGAATTATTGGTTGCCAATCTAGTATATAGAACAAAGAGTCTTTCAAAGTTGGTAGCTAACGGCTGCCACCTTGGTGTAATTTACAGACATCAGCAAATAATGTTCAAACCATTGAAAAGGACAACTGCCAATAAATAATCTAAgtgagtttatttatttattttcttggttttgttaTTAGTCCACCAAACAGATGTTAATTAGTCTGCTGATCATCTTCTATATTTTGATGACTTCTGATCTCCTTATGTTACTGATATATATGCTTTGAATGGTAAAGTACAACCTTGGTTAATAATTAATGGTACTATCAGGGAACCAAGCATCTTTCTTACAATTAGAAAAGTAATGAATTATTATGCAGTCACAAGCATGATTATTGTGCAGTCACAAGTAATCAAAATTGCAATGAATTTGCCGCCGGAAATCAAGTAAATAAACATAGCAGGGTGAGATTTTAGAGTTCAATCCTGTTAGTGTAACCACAAAAGAAATATCTAACTGTTAGTCCAAGGATTCCAATCAGACATTCTATAGGTAGCAGTTTGTGTGTTCTAACCCAGTATTGTATAGCGTTGCTCTAATATGAAATATCGCTGTTGAGGCCTGAGGGCATATAGGATATCAGCATCAGAGGTACAGAAAAGGAAATATAATTTGGTCATTTTGGTTTGCACTTACTTTGTGgacaacttaaaaaaatcacaagttcaggaaaaaaaaaaaaaaacccttaaatTGTTGTTTGCTTGTATCATCACGGCATAATGTGACTACCACATTTTAAGTTGCAAGTTCCTTGCATCTCCCTATCCCtcctactctctctctctctctctctccccctcCCTCCTAGAAAGAGAAGACAGTTACTGCGCTAACCAACATGGTGCAATCAAAGAAGTTCAGAGGTGTCAGGCAACGCCATTGGGGCTCGTGGGTTTCTGAGATTCGTCACCCATTATTGTAAGCTAACTttcatttattgtttctttttcttcttcagatttttttcatttgcttATGTCCATGTATACTGTGTAGATTACTTGAGTCAAGCATGTCAGAACTTTGTGCCAACATGACTAGTCTGTTTTGATGGAATTACTAAGCAACATATAATACTAGTTAACTAACGTGCATATTGAATGTAAAAATCTTATAAGTTATGGTTCATTATTCTTGCATACATAGGAAAAGAAGGGTGTGGCTTGGGACATTTGGAACAGCTGAAGAAGCAGCAAGAGCATATGATGACGCAGCCATTTTGATGAGTGGCAGAAACGCCAAAACAAACTTCCCAGTTGCGGATAATCAAAAGGGCAATCACATTTCTAGTTCTTCCCCAACATTTTCTTCAGCTCTCAATGCAAAGCTAAAGAAGTGCTGCAAGTCCCTTTCACCTTCCCTCACTTGCCTAAGGCTTGACACCGAGAATTCCCACTTCGGAGTGTGGCAAAAGCGAGCAGGGCCTCGTTCTGAATCAAACTGGATTATGACAGTTGAGTTGGAACGGAGTAATGTTAATGTTGTATCTGATTCACAAGTAGTGTCAGTGCCAGAGAAGGTTGAAAGCAAGAATGGGTTGGATGAGGAGCAGAAGATTGCACTGCAGATGATAGAAGAGCTTCTGAATAGGAACTGATCTTCAATATCAACGCAATTTCGCTTTCACGAGGGGCTCGTTATTGAAAGCACCATGCAGTCCTTTCTCGttgctttttatttgtttgtttgtccTAAGTAGGAGTGTGGCAGTGTGCTATATTTATTTCAAGAGGATACGGGGTGCTTATCATTGTTTGCCACTTTTGTGTAACTTTAGTACTCTCTATACCCTCGTTAAAAGCTATCCAGTTAATTGGCTTGCAAGTGGAACAATGTTACAGTTCCATTGCATGCATAAACTCTTGTGAtcatagaaaaattataaataaactgGATATTTTGGCCATTCTCAAGAATAATCTTGTTTCAGCGAGCTTTTGCTCACATTACCTAGCTGGATATACCAGAAGTTGAATTCTAATTTCTAGATTTCTAATATATGTAGTCACACTAGTCAGTCAGTAAGAATTCATGGTGATTATGATTGTCAAAGTTATTATATAcgataatgatatataaatattaaataacagtGTAAAAACTATGAACTATTTACTCATAAGACATAATCAATAAATCCCATCAAACGAGAAACATTTTACAATTTCTATCGATATACAATTGAGGATTTTTATAGGACTGAGAGCACTCATAATAACAGGAAATGAGGCCTTATATCATCCCACCTCAGCTCACAAGGAAGAAAGCACACTAGAGAAGAAGAGCTGTGCTCCGAAAAATGGATAACTCAAAATACGTACATTCTCATAAGTAAAAACCAATTAAATTTAGCTGAAATCTCATTGAAGGAATGCAAGGAGTTTTCTCTTagtactaaaatttaaattattaataacaaaaattatcaacataaaaagtaatttttttggtaGCTGTTGAATTAAGGtttaattactaatattattcttttagttCATGTAATTAAAAACATCTCAAGTTCTTACATAtactattttaatgttttaatcttttttagttccagtacatattatttttaatctttttagtcTCTAGaggaagaattaaaaaaaaaatagagagagagactaaaatgaaatattttgtaatatagaaactaaaatgtCAAGTTTTTGTAATTATCATAGTTGGAAAGTTGCGTCAAGTTTTGATAATGTTTATTCAAAAATTGAGAGAAGGATGAAAGATATATACAGGATCTGCCAggataataaactttcaaagCTTGATTTGAATATTCCTGTTGACAGTT contains the following coding sequences:
- the LOC114386444 gene encoding ethylene-responsive transcription factor WIN1-like, whose amino-acid sequence is MVQSKKFRGVRQRHWGSWVSEIRHPLLKRRVWLGTFGTAEEAARAYDDAAILMSGRNAKTNFPVADNQKGNHISSSSPTFSSALNAKLKKCCKSLSPSLTCLRLDTENSHFGVWQKRAGPRSESNWIMTVELERSNVNVVSDSQVVSVPEKVESKNGLDEEQKIALQMIEELLNRN